From a single Piliocolobus tephrosceles isolate RC106 chromosome 21, ASM277652v3, whole genome shotgun sequence genomic region:
- the LOC113223709 gene encoding sarcoplasmic reticulum histidine-rich calcium-binding protein-like: MGHRRPWLHTSVLWAGVASLLLPPAMTQQLRGAGLGFSNWNNNAGVTGLSQEASAELGHHLHSPRDHPDENEDVSTENGHHFWSHPDRDKEDEDVPKEYGHLLPGHRSQDHEVGDEDVSGEEVFAQHGGQAHGHRGHGSEDTEDSAEHRHHLPSHRSHGHQDEDEDEVVSSEHRHHILRHGHRGHDGEDDEGEEDEEEEEEEEVSTEYRHQVHRHRGHGSEEDVSDGHHHHGPSHRHEGHEEDDNDDDDDVTTEYGHQAHRHRGHGRI, from the exons ATGGGCCACCGTAGGCCATGGCTGCACACTTCTGTCCTctgggctggggtggccagcCTGCTCCTCCCCCCGGCCATGACCCAGCAGCTGAGAGGGGCCGGGCTGGGCTTCAGCAACTGGAACAACAACGCCGGAGTCACCGGGCTCTCCCAGGAGGCATCGGCAGAGCTTGGCCACCACCTCCACAGCCCGAGAGACCATCCAGATGAGAACGAGGATGTTTCCACAGAGAATGGGCATCATTTCTGGAGCCACCCAGACCGTGACAAGGAGGATGAAGACGTCCCCAAGGAATATGGGCACCTACTCCCAGGCCACAGGTCCCAAGACCACGAGGTTGGAGACGAGGATGTCTCAGGTGAGGAGGTCTTTGCACAGCATGGTGGTCAGGCCCATGGGCACAGAGGCCATGGGAGTGAAGACACGGAAGACTCAGCGGAGCACAGGCACCACCTCCCCAGCCACAGGAGCCACGGCCATCAAGACGAGGATGAGGACGAAGTTGTGTCCAGTGAGCATCGCCATCATATCCTCAGGCATGGACACCGAGGCCATGATGGGGAAGATGATGAAGGAgaagaggacgaggaggaggaggaagaagaggaggtcTCCACTGAGTATAGGCACCAGGTCCACAGGCACCGAGGCCACGGGAGTGAAGAGGATGTCTCAGATGGACACCACCATCATGGCCCCAGCCACAGGCACGAAGGCCACGAAgaagatgacaatgatgatgatgatgatgtcacCACTGAGTATGGACACCAGGCCCACAGGCACCGAGGCCACGGGA GAATTTGA
- the LOC111520097 gene encoding 17-beta-hydroxysteroid dehydrogenase 14 — translation MAVIPDLALPHLRKSQGNVINISSLVGAIGQTQAVPYVATKGAVTAMTKALALDESPYGVRVNCISPGNICTPLWEELAAFTPDPRATILEGMLAQPLGRMGQPAEVGAAAVFLASEANFCTGIELLVTGGAELGYGRKASRSTPVDAPDIPF, via the exons ATGGCTGTCATCCCAGAC CTCGCCCTCCCTCACCTGCGGAAGAGCCAAGGGAATGTCATCAACATCTCCAGCCTAGTGGGGGCAATTGGCCAGACCCAGGCAGTTCCCTATGTGGCCACCAAG GGGGCAGTAACGGCCATGACCAAAGCCTTGGCCCTGGATGAAAGTCCATATGGTGTCCGAGTCAACTG taTCTCCCCAGGTAACATCTGCACCCCACTGTGGGAGGAGCTGGCAGCCTTCACACCAGACCCTAGGGCCACGATCCTGGAGGGCATGCTGGCCCAG CCACTGGGCCGCATGGGCCAGCCCGCTGAGGTCGGGGCTGCGGCAGTGTTCCTGGCCTCCGAAGCCAACTTCTGCACGGGCATCGAACTGCTCGTGACAGGGGGTGCAGAGCTGGGGTACGGGCGCAAGGCCAGTCGGAGCACCCCCGTGGACGCCCCTGATATtcccttctga